A portion of the Oncorhynchus clarkii lewisi isolate Uvic-CL-2024 chromosome 27, UVic_Ocla_1.0, whole genome shotgun sequence genome contains these proteins:
- the LOC139386039 gene encoding ATP-sensitive inward rectifier potassium channel 1-like encodes MVFGIRKRIHDHLVERRIRRTRLVTKYGRCNIEFGNVKYGNHFAFLLDFWTTFVEFRWRFVLFFFIASFTLSWFIFGLLWFWIARNNGDLTWQNPSKGHIPCVDNVYNLITAFLFSLETQTSIGYGGRAITPFCSGAVTLIIIQYLIGNIINCFMCGVILAKISIPKKRAKTITFSEMAVICPKKDFLCLMIRVANLRKTLMIGSQIYGKLLRTTIKPDGETIIMDQVNIEFVVDAGKDNLFFVCPLTLYHVIDNTSPFFEMAVDTLHKQEFELVVFLDGTTESTNSACQVRTSFIPQEIMWGYNFLPIISRNKEGKYRVNFSNFSKVVPMATAHCAYCFHNMKGHHLHTIDGIDNGEFEVIDNLEQPNMTKM; translated from the coding sequence ATGGTGTTTGGCATCCGGAAGCGTATCCATGACCACCTGGTGGAGCGACGAATCCGCAGAACCCGGCTGGTGACAAAATATGGGCGCTGCAACATTGAATTTGGCAACGTGAAGTACGGCAACCATTTTGCCTTCCTCTTGGACTTCTGGACGACCTTCGTAGAGTTCCGCTGGCGctttgtcctcttcttcttcatcgCCTCCTTCACCCTGAGCTGGTTCATATTTGGACTGCTGTGGTTCTGGATCGCCCGGAACAACGGGGACCTGACGTGGCAGAACCCCTCGAAAGGCCACATCCCCTGTGTGGACAACGTCTACAATCTCATTACAGCATTCCTCTTCTCCCTGGAGACACAGACCAGCATCGGGTACGGTGGACGTGCCATCACCCCTTTCTGTTCTGGTGCTGTAACCCTCATCATTATCCAGTACCTCATAGGTAACATCATCAACTGCTTCATGTGTGGAGTCATCCTGGCCAAGATCTCCATCCCTAAGAAAAGGGCCAAGACCATCACATTCAGTGAGATGGCTGTCATCTGTCCTAAGAAAGACTTCCTTTGCCTCATGATAAGAGTGGCCAACTTGCGCAAGACCCTGATGATCGGGAGCCAGATCTACGGCAAGCTGTTGAGGACAACCATCAAACCCGACGGGGAGACAATCATCATGGACCAGGTGAACATTGAGTTTGTGGTGGACGCTGGGAAGGACAACCTCTTTTTTGTGTGCCCTCTCACACTCTACCATGTGATTGACAATACTAGCCCTTTCTTTGAGATGGCAGTGGACACACTCCATAAGCAAGAGTTTGAGCTGGTGGTCTTTCTGGACGGCACAACCGAGTCCACCAACTCAGCCTGCCAGGTCAGGACTTCCTTCATCCCTCAGGAAATCATGTGGGGTTACAACTTCCTGCCCATCATCTCCCGCAACAAAGAAGGCAAGTACAGAGTGAACTTCTCCAACTTCTCCAAGGTGGTACCCATGGCTACTGCACACTGTGCCTACTGCTTCCACAACATGAAGGGACACCACCTCCACACCATTGACGGAATTGACAATGGGGAATTTGAAGTGATTGATAACTTAGAACAACCTAATATGACCAAGATGTGA